A window of the Deinococcus betulae genome harbors these coding sequences:
- a CDS encoding lytic transglycosylase domain-containing protein, which produces MTVFQARAFGLDPDLLVSLIWVESQYCARAVSEDGALGLGQLMPATAQEMGVQEPFDPNQNLYGAARYLRLQWDTFHDWNLALAAYNAGPGRVRQAGGVPPIPETQTYVAKVLGTYTALKRTPLRF; this is translated from the coding sequence ATGACCGTTTTCCAGGCCAGGGCCTTTGGCCTGGATCCGGATTTACTGGTCAGCCTGATCTGGGTCGAGAGCCAGTACTGCGCCCGCGCAGTGAGCGAAGACGGCGCACTCGGGTTAGGCCAGCTGATGCCCGCGACCGCCCAGGAAATGGGGGTGCAGGAGCCCTTCGACCCCAATCAGAATCTCTACGGCGCCGCGCGCTATCTCCGCCTCCAGTGGGACACCTTTCACGACTGGAATTTGGCCCTCGCTGCCTACAACGCAGGACCTGGCCGCGTTCGTCAAGCTGGTGGAGTTCCACCCATTCCCGAAACTCAGACCTACGTCGCCAAGGTGCTAGGCACCTACACCGCACTCAAACGAACCCCACTGCGGTTCTGA
- a CDS encoding AAA family ATPase, giving the protein MTVLDLTTPREYQMILDALPDELKPYLQGRMHLVDDIALDVGQHFAVLMDDLSVTFDRVITAPDIELVLNNVGRPRADGRQGIGGTLHRFSAATNAGGEYTSISIRVGRYLMGMLEPLRPVIRQARGVAIVGEPFKGKTATLRDLMRLRAELQGKRLSVVDTSDELLGPDVKPHPCVGAAKRVSVGDPARQKSMIAYALQNNSPRELLTDEIGPRDDVPLVVEYANKGVFMNATLHARDAGQAFANLTYRPLWGLDAQRQQTGLPIFSMIIEVVDKGVYNVIENVPKAVTSWLEGEPIEHYCVDTRTPQITPRSA; this is encoded by the coding sequence ATGACAGTGCTTGACCTGACCACACCGCGCGAATATCAGATGATTCTCGACGCCTTGCCTGATGAACTTAAGCCCTACCTTCAGGGCCGAATGCACTTGGTGGATGACATAGCGCTTGATGTGGGACAACACTTTGCCGTCCTGATGGACGACTTGAGCGTGACCTTTGACCGGGTGATTACGGCACCAGATATCGAGCTGGTGCTGAACAACGTGGGGCGCCCAAGAGCCGATGGACGGCAGGGGATCGGTGGTACCCTGCACCGGTTCAGTGCGGCTACCAACGCAGGGGGCGAGTACACCTCTATTTCCATCCGTGTAGGCCGGTATCTCATGGGTATGCTGGAGCCGCTGCGGCCTGTCATCAGGCAGGCCAGAGGTGTAGCTATTGTCGGTGAGCCGTTCAAGGGTAAGACGGCCACCCTCCGTGACCTGATGCGTCTGCGAGCTGAACTTCAAGGCAAGCGGCTTTCTGTGGTGGATACCAGCGACGAATTGCTGGGGCCAGATGTCAAACCTCACCCCTGCGTGGGCGCTGCTAAGCGGGTGTCAGTCGGTGACCCGGCGCGGCAGAAATCCATGATCGCTTACGCGCTCCAAAACAACAGCCCACGGGAATTGTTGACGGATGAGATCGGGCCTCGCGACGATGTGCCACTGGTGGTGGAATATGCGAACAAAGGCGTGTTCATGAATGCAACTCTCCACGCCCGGGACGCTGGCCAGGCGTTCGCTAACCTCACCTACCGTCCTCTCTGGGGCCTTGATGCCCAGCGGCAACAAACTGGTCTGCCCATTTTCAGCATGATCATTGAAGTGGTGGACAAAGGGGTCTACAACGTCATTGAAAACGTGCCAAAAGCGGTCACATCATGGCTGGAAGGGGAACCCATTGAGCACTACTGTGTCGACACGCGTACGCCTCAAATTACCCCCAGATCGGCCTAA